A single Harpia harpyja isolate bHarHar1 chromosome 6, bHarHar1 primary haplotype, whole genome shotgun sequence DNA region contains:
- the RIC8B gene encoding synembryn-B isoform X1, translated as MELGAVLEAVEGRGGGSEAVQRVLARYNEENRTIFRFDPADEDKRKKLCEGILNILEKDTKTSCQVACLEALRILSRDKKVLVPVTTKRNMQILMRLAKLDIVEDPLERVSEFPVIVEALKCLCNIIFNSAVAQKLSLELNLAAMLCNLLEKCKDQQFVDDIKCFDLRLLFLLSLLHTDIRSQLRQELQGVQVLTQALESSLSVRWTEKYKAAEDRDRPPLSLQETDCAIEALKALFNVTLDSWNVHSENESHQFRYMAAILRHCLLTTGPTEDKTEELHSNAVNLLSNVPVSCLDVLISPSSQEETDIKYNGMNMGAIQILLDFMEKRIDKGSSYREGLTPVLSLLTECCRTHRNIRKFIKAQVLPPLRDVSNRPEVGTTVRNKLVRLMTHVDLGVKQIAAEFLFVLCKERVDSLLKYTGYGNAAGLLAARGLLAGGRGDHWYSDDEDTDTEEYKSAKPNINLITGHLEEPMPNPMDEMTEEQKEYEAMKLVNMFDKLSRDELIKPMGVRPDGTMAPLEEAVSQYHTNKQDSSDSD; from the exons aTGGAGCTGGGCGCGGTGCTGGAGGCCGTGgaggggcgcggcggcggctccgaGGCCGTGCAGCGGGTCCTGGCGCGGTACAACGAGGAG AATCGGACCATTTTCAGATTTGATCCAGCAgatgaagacaaaagaaag AAACTGTGTGAGGGAATTCTAAACATCCTTGAAAAAGACACAAAAACGTCCTGTCAAGTTGCCTGCCTGGAGGCCCTCCGGATTCTCTCCAGGGACAAGAAGGTTTTAGTGCCTGTAACCACGAAGAGGAACATGCAGATCCTTATGAGGCTAGCAAAGCTGGACATTGTGGAAGATCCTTTGGAGAGAGTGTCTGAATTTCCTGTTATCGTAGAAGCTTTAAAATGCCTCTGtaacataatttttaatagtGCTGTTGCACAGAAGCTCAGTTTGGAACTGAATCTTGCAGCTATGCTCTGCAATCTTCTGGAAAAGTGCAAGGACCAACAGTTCGTTGATGACATTAAATGCTTTGATTTGCgtctcctcttcctcttgtcGCTTCTGCACACAGATATTAGATCGCAGTTGCGTCAGGAACTACAAGGGGTGCAAGTTTTGACTCAGGCTTTGGAAAGTTCCCTGAGTGTAAGGTGGACGGAAAAATATAAAGCAGCGGAAGATCGTGACAGGCCTCCACTATCTTTGCAAGAGACAGATTGTGCCATTGAGGCACTAAAGGCTCTTTTTAATGTAACACTTGACAGTTGGAATGTCCACAGTGAG aaTGAATCTCATCAATTTCGTTACATGGCTGCCATCCTTCGACACTGCTTATTAACCACGGGCCCTACCGAAGATAAAACTGAAGAGTTGCACAG cAATGCAGTCAACCTCTTAAGCAATGTTCCCGTTTCTTGCTTGGATGTTCTTATTAGTCCATCATCCCAAGAGGAAACAGATATAAAATACAATGGTATGAATATGGGAGCAATTCAAATTTTACTGGATTTCATGGAGAAGAGAATAGACAAG ggAAGCAGCTATAGAGAAGGTCTGACTCCAGTTCTCAGTTTATTAACTGAATGCTGCCGAACTCACAGGAATATCAGGAAGTTTATCAAAGCTCAG GTACTGCCTCCATTAAGAGATGTATCAAACCGTCCAGAAGTTGGTACAACAGTGAGAAACAAGCTTGTGCGCCTTATGACACATGTTGACCTTGGAGTAAAGCAAATTGCAGCagaatttctttttgttctttgtaaagaGAGag TTGACAGCTTGTTAAAATATACGGGCTATGGTAATGCAGCAGGATTGCTGGCAGCAAGGGGCCTGttagcaggaggaagaggagatcaTTGGTACTCAGATGATGAAGATACAGATACAGAAGAATACAAATCTGCAAAGCCAAA CATTAACCTTATCACTGGTCACTTAGAAGAACCAATGCCCAATCCGATGGATGAAAtgacagaagaacaaaaagaatatGAAGCTATGAAGCTTGTCAACATGTTTGATAAACTTTCCAG
- the RIC8B gene encoding synembryn-B isoform X2, with protein sequence MELGAVLEAVEGRGGGSEAVQRVLARYNEENRTIFRFDPADEDKRKKLCEGILNILEKDTKTSCQVACLEALRILSRDKKVLVPVTTKRNMQILMRLAKLDIVEDPLERVSEFPVIVEALKCLCNIIFNSAVAQKLSLELNLAAMLCNLLEKCKDQQFVDDIKCFDLRLLFLLSLLHTDIRSQLRQELQGVQVLTQALESSLSVRWTEKYKAAEDRDRPPLSLQETDCAIEALKALFNVTLDSWNVHSENESHQFRYMAAILRHCLLTTGPTEDKTEELHSNAVNLLSNVPVSCLDVLISPSSQEETDIKYNGMNMGAIQILLDFMEKRIDKGSSYREGLTPVLSLLTECCRTHRNIRKFIKAQVLPPLRDVSNRPEVGTTVRNKLVRLMTHVDLGVKQIAAEFLFVLCKERVDSLLKYTGYGNAAGLLAARGLLAGGRGDHWYSDDEDTDTEEYKSAKPNINLITGHLEEPMPNPMDEMTEEQKEYEAMKLVNMFDKLSRIRTTLTAEKNV encoded by the exons aTGGAGCTGGGCGCGGTGCTGGAGGCCGTGgaggggcgcggcggcggctccgaGGCCGTGCAGCGGGTCCTGGCGCGGTACAACGAGGAG AATCGGACCATTTTCAGATTTGATCCAGCAgatgaagacaaaagaaag AAACTGTGTGAGGGAATTCTAAACATCCTTGAAAAAGACACAAAAACGTCCTGTCAAGTTGCCTGCCTGGAGGCCCTCCGGATTCTCTCCAGGGACAAGAAGGTTTTAGTGCCTGTAACCACGAAGAGGAACATGCAGATCCTTATGAGGCTAGCAAAGCTGGACATTGTGGAAGATCCTTTGGAGAGAGTGTCTGAATTTCCTGTTATCGTAGAAGCTTTAAAATGCCTCTGtaacataatttttaatagtGCTGTTGCACAGAAGCTCAGTTTGGAACTGAATCTTGCAGCTATGCTCTGCAATCTTCTGGAAAAGTGCAAGGACCAACAGTTCGTTGATGACATTAAATGCTTTGATTTGCgtctcctcttcctcttgtcGCTTCTGCACACAGATATTAGATCGCAGTTGCGTCAGGAACTACAAGGGGTGCAAGTTTTGACTCAGGCTTTGGAAAGTTCCCTGAGTGTAAGGTGGACGGAAAAATATAAAGCAGCGGAAGATCGTGACAGGCCTCCACTATCTTTGCAAGAGACAGATTGTGCCATTGAGGCACTAAAGGCTCTTTTTAATGTAACACTTGACAGTTGGAATGTCCACAGTGAG aaTGAATCTCATCAATTTCGTTACATGGCTGCCATCCTTCGACACTGCTTATTAACCACGGGCCCTACCGAAGATAAAACTGAAGAGTTGCACAG cAATGCAGTCAACCTCTTAAGCAATGTTCCCGTTTCTTGCTTGGATGTTCTTATTAGTCCATCATCCCAAGAGGAAACAGATATAAAATACAATGGTATGAATATGGGAGCAATTCAAATTTTACTGGATTTCATGGAGAAGAGAATAGACAAG ggAAGCAGCTATAGAGAAGGTCTGACTCCAGTTCTCAGTTTATTAACTGAATGCTGCCGAACTCACAGGAATATCAGGAAGTTTATCAAAGCTCAG GTACTGCCTCCATTAAGAGATGTATCAAACCGTCCAGAAGTTGGTACAACAGTGAGAAACAAGCTTGTGCGCCTTATGACACATGTTGACCTTGGAGTAAAGCAAATTGCAGCagaatttctttttgttctttgtaaagaGAGag TTGACAGCTTGTTAAAATATACGGGCTATGGTAATGCAGCAGGATTGCTGGCAGCAAGGGGCCTGttagcaggaggaagaggagatcaTTGGTACTCAGATGATGAAGATACAGATACAGAAGAATACAAATCTGCAAAGCCAAA CATTAACCTTATCACTGGTCACTTAGAAGAACCAATGCCCAATCCGATGGATGAAAtgacagaagaacaaaaagaatatGAAGCTATGAAGCTTGTCAACATGTTTGATAAACTTTCCAG GATTAGGACCACTttaactgcagagaaaaatgtttag